The DNA segment GGCGGCGTAGCGACCGGCGGCCATGCCGTCGACGGCGGCCTGGAGCTCCCTCACGGTGGCGAGGGGCTCGGCGGGCTGCGCCGCCACGGCCTCGGAGCCCAGCAGGGCGTTCAGCAGGTGGGCGGCCTGGTGGACCTCCGCGGGCATGTGGGCGCCGCAGAGGACGACGGCCCGGCGGCCCGCGCGGTGGAGATCCCTCACCAGCTTCGACCAGACCTGGGCGGGGATTTCCTTCGGCGCGCCGGCCGGAATGGCCGACAGGTCGGTGCCCGCGGGAAGGCCGCCCAGCTCGCGCGCCAGGGCGAAGGCCACGGCCGCGAGGCGCGACGGCGCGACGGGTACGCGCTGGTCGGCGTTCGTCCCCGTCAGAGTGAGGGGCCCTTCCAGGACCCACAGCCGGTTGATGGAGTCGTGGGCGGTCTTCAGGCGGCGGCGCGCGCCCCAGGCGGCCTGGGCTTCCGGATCCTCGCCGCTCAGGAAATCCGCGCCGAGCGACAGGATGACGTCGGCGCGGTCGAGGCGGGGCTGAATCACCACGGACTGGCCGTAGCTGGCCTGGGCGGCCACTTCCGCGGCGTCCCCGGCGGCGGGCTCGAAGGCCAGGTACTCCAGCGTGGGAAGCGCGGCCTTCAGATCCGCAAGCAGCGCCTTCCGCGTGGGCGAGGCGACGGCGCCGGAGATCAGCAGCACGGGCCGGCCGGCGGCCTTGGCGTCCTTCAGGGCGCCATGGAGGCGGGCTTCCGCCTGGGCCCAGCCGGTGGTGCGGCCGTCGGCCTTCGGCGCCCGCAGGCGGTCGGGATCGTAGAGGCGCAGGACATCAGCCATGGTCCGGGGACTGGTCTTGCCCTTCACGCCGGGGTGCTCGTCGTTGCCTGTGATGTGGATGGGGCGCCCTTCCCGCGTCTTCACCAGGACGGGATAGACGCGGCGGCCCTCCTGGGCGGCGCTGGCGTAGTAGTTGGCGATGCCCGGAACGACTTCCGGCGGGCGCTTGGTATAGGGCACGACGGTCCCCTGGCCCTTGCGGTCGCAGGCGACGGTGGCGGCCAGCGCCGCAGCGGCGCTCACGAGCCCGAAGAAGTCGCGGCGGGTCACGCCGTCCTGGAAGGGCAGGCCGTGGACGTCGTTCTGGCCCGGGCCCGCGGGCACAGCGCCCGGCAGGAACTCGTCGTGGGCCGCCTGCTGGGCCTCCAGCGTTTCGGCGCGCTCGTCGAGGGTGCGCCAGAACCGCGGGCGTTCGAGGGGGCCATGTTCGGGGAGTCGAGTCTTCATCGGGTCATCCGCGGCGCTTGATGGCGTGTTCGGGGGACGTGACGGTCAGGCGGGGAGCGGCTTCAGGCGCCGCGGGCGGCCCGTCCTTGTCCGGCAGGAAGACGAGGTCGAGGGCCCTCCGGCCGAGGAGGAAGGGCCCGGCCACCAGGGCGGCGGCCCGATCCAGGAGCGGCTTGCGGTCGTCGGCCATCGTCGGCTCCTAGCGGTGGCAGGCGGCGCAGTGTTCGGGGCCCTTGGCGATCTTCGAGCCCGGGGGCAGGGCGGCGTGGGGATCGCGGTGGCAGGCGAGGCAGTTGCCCATGCGCATGCCCATCTCGCGGCGGACGACCTGCATGGTCTGCACCTCGCCGTGGCAGCTCTGGCAGGCGATCCCGGCGTTGACGTGGGGCCGGTGGTCGAAGAAGACGTGGTCGGGCAGGGTGTGGACCCGCTTCCAGGGCAGGGGTTCGCCCGAAGCCGCGATCCGGGCCAGCTTCTGGATGTCGGGCCGGTCGGTCCGGGTCACCTTGTGGCAGCCCATGCAGAGGTCCACGCTCGGGATGCCCGCGATGCGGGACTTGTCGACGCCCGAATGGCAGTACTGGCACTGCATCCGCAGCGTGCCGGCGTGGAGCTGATGGGAGAAGGCGATGGGCTGCTCGGGCGCGTAGCCCTTGGCGAAGCGGTCCGGCTCCGCGATCCAGCCCACGGCGAGAACCGTGATCAGGACCGCCGCGGCCCCGGCGGGCAGGACGAAGCGGAACGCTCGGTCGAATGGGTGCATGCACAACCTCTGCAAAAGGCTGGAAAGCGGAAACGGCGGGGAACTGGGGGAGGAAACAGGACGGGTCGCCGGAGAGTTTGGCACACGGTGCGGGCGTGGGAAGGAATTCCCGCACGCTGGGCGCCCCCCTCGGGGGAAAAATCAGTGCGATATTGCCCGTGATAAAGGTTCGACAACATCAAAGGCCTGGGCATGGGTCACGCCGGCGCTCAATTTGGCAGGTTGTGCCGCAAGTCACGATGATAGAACAGTGTCACCGAATTGTTTACCTATTTTTTCTGAGACAGATGCGGCGACTAAGCGGATTTTCGGGTGGTCTATCTTTAGGCTGTTTGGACACCCGAGTCCCCTTTGCCACGGCAGGGCTTTTTAGGGCTACGCGGGAAAACCCACCCACGGACGCAGCAGGCCGAGGTGGAGAAAGAGGGCTCCCATCCGCTCCACGGGCAGGCCCATGACGGTGGAGAAGCTGCCTTCCACGCCTTCGATGAACAGGGCGCCGATTCCCTGGATGGCGTAGGAGCCGGCCTTGTCCATGGGCTCGCGAGTTCCCACGTACCAGCGGATCTGCGCCTCCGTGAGGGGGCGGAAGCGGACCTGGGCCGTGTCCACGAAGCTGTGGACCGCGGCGTCCTTCTGGAGGCAGAAGCCGGTGTGGACCTGGTGGGCGCGGCCCTGGAGGAGGGTCAGCATCCGGACAGCGTCCTCCACGTCCACGGGCTTGTTCAGCGTGTGGTGGTCCACCGCCACGGTGGTGTCCGCCGCCATCACCCAGCGCCCGGGATTGCGGCCGGCCACGACTTCAGCCTTCAGCTCCGCCAGCCGCAGCACGAGGTCGCCGGGCTCCTCTTCCAGGAGGGGCGTCTCGTCCACGTGGGGAACCTGCAGCTCGAAGGGGATGCGCATGGCCTCCATCCAGTGCCGGCGGCGGGGGCTCCCGCTGGCGAGGATGACGGGCTGGAGGGCCGCGCCGGGCAGTCCGGGAAGGGTGTCGCTCAGCGGAGCCCCCGTGTCTGAAGGTCGTGGGTGGCCACGCGCATGTGGAAGCTGTCCACGTCCGGGCCCGCACGGAACCCGAAGCGGGGGTAGAAGTCGGCGGCGTCGCGGGTCTCCAGCACGAACCGCTGGACCTCGCCCACCCAGGGATGCCGCAGCGCCCACTTCACCAGCTCCGAGGCGATGCCCTCCCTCATCAGGTCGCGGGCCGTCACCACGTCGTAGAGCTTGGCTTCGTAGGCGTGATCGGACCACAGCCGCGTGGCGCCCACCAGCCGGCCGCCGCGGTGGCCCTCGGGCACCAGGCGCGCGGTGAGCAGCCGGGAGCAGGCCAGGAGCCGCCGCCACTGCTCGATGGTGCGGTCCGCCGTCCAGTAGACCTCTTCCGCCTGGAAGAAGATCTGCAGCTCGCGGGGGTCCACGGTCCAGGTCTCATCGAAGAAGGCGACGGTCCCGTGGGGCGTCGACAGGGGCTGCGGTACGAAGAAATCGCGGTCCATCAGGCCTTCCTGGATAGGGCCCTCCATCCTATCAGCAGGGCTCCCGCCGCCAGCCCGCCCGCGAGGAGCGGCAGCAGCCAGGCCGAGCGCGCGGGCGTCCGGATGGGCCGCCAGGTCAGGTTCACCGCGTAGGCGCCTTCGGTGAGGGGCGCTCCCCACAGCTCGAAGCGGCCATCCTGCCGGAAGATCCCGGACTTTCCCGTGAGCGTGGCCCGCAGCAGCGGAACGCCCAGCTCCGGGGCGCGCAGGCGGATCTGCGCGGCGTGGAGGTCCGTGGCGACGCTCCGGTCGAACCAGCCGTCGTTGGTGTGGTTGCTGAGGAGATCCGCCCGCCCCAGCGCGAGCCCGCGCCGCGCCCGCTCGGGGAGAAGCGCCTCGCTGCAGATGAGCGGGTGGACGCGGATCATCCCGCCGGGCGAAGGCACCTCGAAGGCGCAGCCCGGCGCGAGCTGGCCGGGCTCTTCGGAAATGAAGCCCATCCGCTCGTCCAGCCAGCGGCGGACGGGCGCGGGACCGGGCATCCGCTCGCCGAAGGGCATGGGCTCGATTTTGGCGAAGACGAACGGCGCGCGTCCGGGCGCCTCGCCGCGCACGAGATTTTGGAAGCCGCCTTCGGTTCCGAACAGCCACGCCACGCCCCGGGAAGCCGCCTCCCCGGACAGGCGCGGCTCGGCCGAGCGGGCGTCGCGGCCCATCACCGAACTCTCCGGCCACAGGAGGAGGGTGGAGCGCCCGGCGCGGGGCCAGCCCTTGGAGCTCAGCAGCGCGTCGCTGCGCTGCCACATCTCCAGTTCCATCCCCGCCCACCGTTGCCCGGGCGGGAAATTGGGCTGGATCATCGCCACGTCGAGGGTGCGCTCCGCGTCCCGGGGAAGGAGGAACCAGGCGCCGCCCAGCCCCGCGAGCAGAGCGACGGCGAAGGCCGGTCCCGCCAGCACGCGGCGCGCGGGGGCGCCCCCGGCGCGGGCCGATGCCGCCCAGGCGCCGGCGCCCCACGCGAGGGCCGACAGCCCGCGGGTTCCGAGGAAGGCCGCGGACCGCGCCGTCCAGGGCAGGGCGCCGAAGGGCGCGCCCCAGCTCCAGGTGTAGATGTGGAAGCCCCACGATTCCCACACGAGGATTCCGAGAGCCGCCACGACAGCGGCGCCCAAGGCCCCGCTCCGGCGGTGCATCCACCGCGCGGCCAGCGCCACCAGCAGGAAGCCCAGGGCTTCCCATGCGTAGAACAGCCCGCCCCCGAACAGCGCCGCGGCCCAGGGTAGGCCGCCCTTGGTCGCGAGGGTGGCCGGCACCCAGTGGAAGATGAGGACCAGTCCTCCCGTCAGCGACAGCCAGAGCCACGTCGCGTGCCGCCCCCGGAACGCCGCCTCCAGGAAGAGCAGCGGAAAGGCCAGGGCGGCGACGGGCTCCAGCCAGCCTCCCAGCGCGCCCGGAAAGCGGAAGGCCAGGGCGAAGATGCCCGCGAGAACAGCGGCTTCGAGGGGGCGCAGGAGCCCGGGGCGCGTCAACGGCCCGCCCGGCGCGCCGCTTCGTAGCAGGCGATGCCCGCGGCCACGGCGGCGTTGAGGCTCTCTACGCCCTGGATGGGGATGGCGAGGCGCCGGACCCTGGGCGGCAGGTCCGCGCCCGCCCAGCCGTGGCCCTCATTCCCCACCCACAGGCGCAGAGGTTCCGACAGGTCGGCCTCGGCCAGGGGCAGGGCGCCGGGTCCGCCGTCGAGGGCGTACCAGTGGCCCTCATCGGCAGCCAGCGCGGCCGCTTTCCGCAGGGGCAGCAGGAAGGCGGCGCCCATGCTTCCGCGAAGGGCCTTGGGATGGAACGGATCGGCGCACCCGGGGCCGAGGAGGGCTTCCTGGAAGCCGAAGGCCGCGGCGCTGCGGAGGATGGCACCCAGGTTACCCGGATCCTGGATGCCCCAGGCGCCGAGCACGCGGGCGGGCAGCGGGCCGGCGGGTTCGGGTCCCACGTCCATCAGGAGGGCGTGGGCCGGAGGGCTGCCGGCATCCGCCAGCTCCCGCATGAGCACCTCGCCCAGCTCCTGAACGTCCACGTCCAGTTCCGCTTCCAAAGGATGCGGAGCGGTCTGTTCCAGGCGCAGCCAGAGGGCGGGACGCAGCCGCTTTCCGGCGGTGGTCTGTCGGGCCGCCGCCCAGGCTTCGATCAGCTTTTCTCCCAGCAGCACCGTGGCCTCGCGCCGGGCGCCGCCCTGCCGGAGGCGCGCGGCGAGGGCCCGGAAGCGGGGATTGGCTTTGCTGGTGAGGAGGGGCGGCATGGGATGGGGATATCGGCAATGTATTAGACTATCCGCTCCATCAGCCTTTCCGTTTTCCTTCAGCGTCCTCCCCAGGAGCACCGATGCAACCCTTTGTCCCCTCCGACCAGAACCTGCGGGAGTTCTCCCTGCGGGCGGTGCTCATCGGCCTGATCATGGCCGTGATCCTCGGCTCCGCCAATGCCTACCTGGGGTTGAAGGCCGGCATGACCATCGCCGCCACCTACCCCGCCGCGGTGATCGGAATGGCCCTCATCAAGCTGATGAAGGGCACGATCCTCGAAGAGAACATGGCCCGCACGGTGGGCAGCATCGGCGAGTCCGTGGCCGCCGGCGCCATCTTCACCCTGCCCGCCTTCGTGATCAGCGGGATCTGGCCGAAGTTCTTCACGGCCGGGAACTACGTCACCAGCTCGCTGATCATGTTCGCGGGCGGTGTGCTGGGGATCATGTTCGTGGCCCTCCTCCGCCGCGTGATGGTCGAGGACGCCGAGCTGCCCTATCCCGAGAGCGTGGCCGCCGCCGAGATCCACAAGGCCGGCGCGCGGGGCGGCAGCGGCACGACCTTCCTGTTCGGGGCCATGGGCATCGGCGCCGGCGTCCAGGCCCTGGTCCAGCTTTCGCTCTTCGCCAGCACCTGGGAGAAGTTCATCGCCTTCAAGACCTCCGCCATCACCCTCGCCGCCAACTGGAAGGCGAAGGTCATGGGCGGGATGCTGCTCAGCTCCCCCGGCATCAGCCCCGCCTACATGGGCGTGGGCTACATCATCGGGCCCAAGCTCGGCGCCCTGAACTTCTCGGGCGGGATCATCGCCTGGGGCCTGCTCGTCCCGATCATCACCTACTTCCTCGCCCCCGGCGTCCTGCCCGAGGGCGCGGCTGAAGGGGATTGGATCGCCCTCTCCTACGCCGTCTGGAAGTTCATT comes from the Geothrix sp. 21YS21S-4 genome and includes:
- a CDS encoding RNA methyltransferase → MPPLLTSKANPRFRALAARLRQGGARREATVLLGEKLIEAWAAARQTTAGKRLRPALWLRLEQTAPHPLEAELDVDVQELGEVLMRELADAGSPPAHALLMDVGPEPAGPLPARVLGAWGIQDPGNLGAILRSAAAFGFQEALLGPGCADPFHPKALRGSMGAAFLLPLRKAAALAADEGHWYALDGGPGALPLAEADLSEPLRLWVGNEGHGWAGADLPPRVRRLAIPIQGVESLNAAVAAGIACYEAARRAGR
- a CDS encoding cytochrome c3 family protein translates to MHPFDRAFRFVLPAGAAAVLITVLAVGWIAEPDRFAKGYAPEQPIAFSHQLHAGTLRMQCQYCHSGVDKSRIAGIPSVDLCMGCHKVTRTDRPDIQKLARIAASGEPLPWKRVHTLPDHVFFDHRPHVNAGIACQSCHGEVQTMQVVRREMGMRMGNCLACHRDPHAALPPGSKIAKGPEHCAACHR
- the lnt gene encoding apolipoprotein N-acyltransferase, yielding MTRPGLLRPLEAAVLAGIFALAFRFPGALGGWLEPVAALAFPLLFLEAAFRGRHATWLWLSLTGGLVLIFHWVPATLATKGGLPWAAALFGGGLFYAWEALGFLLVALAARWMHRRSGALGAAVVAALGILVWESWGFHIYTWSWGAPFGALPWTARSAAFLGTRGLSALAWGAGAWAASARAGGAPARRVLAGPAFAVALLAGLGGAWFLLPRDAERTLDVAMIQPNFPPGQRWAGMELEMWQRSDALLSSKGWPRAGRSTLLLWPESSVMGRDARSAEPRLSGEAASRGVAWLFGTEGGFQNLVRGEAPGRAPFVFAKIEPMPFGERMPGPAPVRRWLDERMGFISEEPGQLAPGCAFEVPSPGGMIRVHPLICSEALLPERARRGLALGRADLLSNHTNDGWFDRSVATDLHAAQIRLRAPELGVPLLRATLTGKSGIFRQDGRFELWGAPLTEGAYAVNLTWRPIRTPARSAWLLPLLAGGLAAGALLIGWRALSRKA
- a CDS encoding nucleoside triphosphate pyrophosphatase, which codes for MSDTLPGLPGAALQPVILASGSPRRRHWMEAMRIPFELQVPHVDETPLLEEEPGDLVLRLAELKAEVVAGRNPGRWVMAADTTVAVDHHTLNKPVDVEDAVRMLTLLQGRAHQVHTGFCLQKDAAVHSFVDTAQVRFRPLTEAQIRWYVGTREPMDKAGSYAIQGIGALFIEGVEGSFSTVMGLPVERMGALFLHLGLLRPWVGFPA
- a CDS encoding GNAT family N-acetyltransferase; this translates as MDRDFFVPQPLSTPHGTVAFFDETWTVDPRELQIFFQAEEVYWTADRTIEQWRRLLACSRLLTARLVPEGHRGGRLVGATRLWSDHAYEAKLYDVVTARDLMREGIASELVKWALRHPWVGEVQRFVLETRDAADFYPRFGFRAGPDVDSFHMRVATHDLQTRGLR